In a single window of the Aminomonas paucivorans DSM 12260 genome:
- the rd gene encoding rubredoxin, producing MKKYVCTVCGYVYDPANGDPDSGIAPGTPFEEIPDDWVCPVCGVAKDMFEVTE from the coding sequence ATGAAGAAGTACGTCTGCACGGTCTGCGGATACGTCTATGATCCCGCCAACGGAGATCCGGATTCCGGGATCGCCCCCGGGACCCCCTTCGAAGAAATCCCCGACGACTGGGTCTGTCCCGTCTGCGGGGTCGCCAAGGACATGTTCGAAGTCACGGAGTGA